A segment of the candidate division WOR-3 bacterium genome:
TAGAGAGTTACGAAGATCAGATAAAGATATCAAGTGAGATGGGCGATTATTTGGGCGCCAAATTTCCGAAAATCAACATAGCTTCGGCTTGCATATCTCTTGGTAGGTACGAACAAGCGCAAGAAGCCTTGAATGATTTTTTCGATTACGCTTTAAAAGCCTCAGATAAAAGAAGTTACGCGGTTGGATTGGCGATGAAAGCTGGTTTGGAGCTCAGAAGAGGAGATGCCGAAAAAGCCGTAGAACTTTACAAAAGAGCGATAGGAAAACTCGAAAAGATGAAAGTCAAGTACTACTCGACATTTTTCAGGGTTTCGCTGGCCTACCTATATTTAGACCGGGGTAATTTTAAAAAAGCTCAAAAATCCCTGGGTAAGGCTCTTGAGGATTCTGAGAAATACAAAATTTCGACTTTGATCCCACAGGCGAAAATCATCGACTTTTTTTGCAGGATAAAAAATTCCCGCGACGACGATGAAAAATCTTCTCTCTATGCGGAGCTCTTGAAAATACCGGAAGCTTCCAAAGAGAAAATTATAAGAGCTAAAGCTAATTACTACATCTCCATTTTAACAGCGGAAGAAAGAGGGCTTTCGGATTTAAAAACTACTTTGAAATACGGCCGGAAAGCTCTGAAATCTTTCCTGTCCGAATACAAAAAGACGAAAAACGAGGAATGCAGACTGTACGCCGAGAGTTTAAGAAAGAAATTAAAAGGGATTGATTTTTAAAGTTTTAATGACGATAAATATAACCGCCCAAAAGATCTGAAAAGACGATTAAAGGCATTTCACAGACCGTCAGTTCGAAGAGCGCTTCATTCGCTAGATGCTCATGGGAAAGAACTTTGACTTCTTTTACAGTTTTTGAAAGCAGCGCTGAAAGACCTCCGGGAAAACCCAAATAGACGCAAGATTTGTTTCTCATTTCCGATAAAAGGTTTTCTGAAATCGTACCTTTACCTATCAGCAGGGATAGCCCAGAATGTATCAATTTAAGTATGTGAGCCTCCATTCGATATGAGGAGGTCGGACCGACTGCGTATTTGCCCTGGATTTGGTCAATGGTTGATACGGAACTTAGAAATACTGCGGAATTTTTAAAAGGCAGAATATTGCCTTTTTCTACGAGGTCTGAGATCTCGGACAAAGTGGAGTCTCTTGCCGCGTAAATTTTACCGCTGACTAAAATTTTGTTTCCAGCCCTCAAGTTCTCTATGGATTTTTTGTCTTGGACGGGAATTGTTATTTCTTTGTCAAAAATCATATTGTCGTCTTTGCCTTTCTCGCCGCGCAACATTGAAAGGAGACAGATACCGGAAAGGAGGAAATATGGCGGGGGAATGTTTCTATGAAAAGTTCGACCGCCGTGAGGCTTCCTCCGAAACCAGCGGGTCCAATTCCAAGCGAGTTTATTCGACTGAGCCACGCGGTTTCAATCTCGGCTATCTTCTCATTGACGCTGCGTTGTCCGATATCTCTCGTGAGAGCTTTTAAGGATAGAAAAGAAGCCCGATCGCAGGTTCCGCCCATTCCTATTCCTATGATGACAGGAGGGCAGGAATTAATGGAGTTTTCGATTGTTGTTTTTTCTACGAAACGGTAAATTTCTTCTTTGCTGGCGTTAGGCAAAAAAATTCCGGATCTTCCGGAATTTTCAGCGCCTCCTCCCCTGAGCATTAGTGTGAGCTCCAATTTATCGCCTGGATTTGTTTCAAAATAAACAGATGCCGGAGACGCTGACCTCGAAGAATTTTCGTCCGGGAAAACGTCGGACACCATTGAATTTCTAATTACACCTTTCTCGCCGGCTTTTTTTACACCGGAATTTATCTCCAGGGCTAAATCAATTTTGGAAATGTCTAAATTCGATCCTACACTGGCAAAGACGCAGACTATCCCTGTGTCCTGGCAGACCGGCCTGTTTTCATTTTCTGCCGCCGCAGAGTTCTCGAGTATCAGACCGATTACCTCTGATCCTCTGAAGTCGCCAGAACGAAGTAAATACTCCCTGTAAAAATCCTTCACGCTTTCGTCCAAAGAACAGGAAGCCTTTTCACACAGAGAAAGCACGGATTTTTCTATGGTTCCTTTTTCTATGGCTCTCATTTTCGTCATTTCAACTCATTCAATTCAAATAAACATAAGATTTCTCTCCGGACAGCTTATAAAGGCTTCTTTATTGTAAGAGTTTATTGGATTAAAAGGAACAGTTTATGTATAATTTTTAGATGATGTTTTCATGTGTATGTTTATTTTACTTGATTAGTTTTGTTCAGGATTCCTCTTTTTCCAGCGTCAGGGTCGGACTTGTCCTCAGCGGAGGCGGCGCGAGAGGCTTTGCCCACATAGGTGTTCTCCAAGTTCTTGAAAGGGCTGGATTCCGTTTTGACTGCATAAGCGGGACGAGCATGGGATCAATAGTCGGCGGTCTCTACGCTTCGGGGTACACCCCCTGTGAACTCGAAGAAATGGCAACAGAAGTGAATTGGGGGGAAGTATTCGATGACGGGGTAAAGAGGCGTGATCTTCCTTTGGACGAAAGGCTGAATTCAGAAAGGTACATTGGAGGGTTGGATTTCGAAGGGTTTAAACCGATACTTCCCATGGGACTTATCGAGGGACAGAGAATCGAAGAATTGCTGTCTTATTTGACGTGGAGAACTTCTACGGTTGAAGATTTTTCCAAATTGCCGACTCCATTTATCTGTGTCGCCGCCGACGTTGAGAAATCCGAAGCGGTCGTCTTGAGCGAAGGCAGTCTATATGAATCCATGAGAGCGAGCATGTCGATACCGACAATATTCACCCCTGTGGTTTTGGACAGAAGGCTTTTGGTAGACGGTGGGACAATAAGAAATTTTCCGGTGCAAGACGTCAAAAAACTCGGAGCGGATTTCGTAATAGGTGTAGATGTGGGAACCCCGACGAAAAAATATTCTGAATTTCACTCGGCCGTAGACATAATAAATCAAGTAATAGGATTCAGCAATACAAGGGAGAACCTTGAACAGAGAGCAATGTGTGATTTCCTCATAACTCCGGAACTGGAAAATTTTTCCAGTTATGATTTTTCAAACCCCGACACTTTCATAAAACTCGGAGAAATAAGCGCGGAAAAATGCTTCGAAACATTAGTTTTTCTCGCTGACAGCCTGAATATGTCAGCGCGAGAAAATCAGAGGTTTACCCAATACACACCGGACTCCGTTTTCGTGAAAGATATTTACGTAATAGGCTTGAAGGAAGTTTCAAGAACTTTTGTCGTCTCCTCTTTCGGATTTGATTGCCCCTGCTGGCTTGACGACGATAAGATAAGAGAAGGCGTTGAAGATGTCTACAACACATTGTTTTTCAAAAAAGTCAATTACAGGCTAAAAGAAGCCGATGACGCATACATTTTGATCATAATAGTAGAAGAGAACAGGGGAGACAGGATCAATCTCGGTTTGAGATACAATTCTTATACTAACACTCAGTTGCTTCTCAATATCACTCTGAGGAATTATTTGTTGAGAAATTCTAAGTTTACCGCCGACCTGAAACTCGGGGAAAATTATTCCTTCGGTATCAAATATTATCTTTACGCTTCTTTGGGTTACGTCAGGAATAAAATAGGGATTGTTTTGGGGGCGGGTCTCGATCAGAAATATTTCTATCTATATGAAGGAGGATCAAGATTCGCCAGGCTTGACTTTAAATCGGTTTACGGGTCCGCAACATTTGGGCTGACTCTGCTCAACAACGTCAATTTCACTTTTGGAGCGAAACTGGATTATTCAGCTCTGAAACCAGATGTCGCTCCCGTAAACTTCAGAGACAGCGAATACAACGGGGTGGTTTATACTGCAAGACTCGAAAGCGATAATTTAGACAGAATCTACTTCACCGGATCTGGGATTAAAACAATTTTGGAGGTGACTGTGGGAGACAAGAATTTCGGGTCAAAGGATAATTACCTTAAGTTGACCGGAGATATGTCTGTATTTGTACCTGTTACTGATAAAACAGCCCTTTTTTTCGGGGCTTGGGGCGGTATTTCGGAAGCAGAATCTCTGTCCGTTCAGAACAGATTCTACATGGGCGGTCACACGCCGACTGACTGCATGAACACTTTTCTGGGTTACGAGAACATGGAATTATCCGGAAGGCAAATGGCGGCTTTCAGAACTGGCTTGAGAATCGAACCCCTTGAAAACAGGTATTTGGAGTTTCAATTCAACGGCGGGAAAATCGCCGGGGAAATCGATGAATTGCTCGAGAATGAGAACATTCATTACGGAGCGGGTTTAACTTTAGGCAGCGAAACGCCCATCGGTCCTCTTTATATATCAGCTGCTGGAAGGAATGTCGAAAACATAAATTTTTACTTGAATATCGGTTATAATTTCTAGAAAAAAGGAGGCAAATTGAAAAGAATATTTTTTGTCGTACTTGCGTTTTTGCTGATTTCCCAAATCCACGCCGAGACTATCGAAGAGATAAGAGAGGCGTACAACAAAGCCAACGAAATGATAAACAACCAAGAACTTTATGTAACCGAAATGAAGATTAATTCTTCGGGAATACCTTTCCCTGGTTCGGGTATATATGAAAAAAAAGTATTCTTGTATTGGGAATGCAACCCTGAATTGGATGACTTTTATCACCTGGTCAAAGTTCATTGCAGAAAGACAATTTCAGCTTTTGAAGAGTATTCGGAGATGCTTTTCAACGACAAGGGGCAATTGATATTCTTTTACAGAAAAGGCGGATATGGAGAGAATCAGGATGAAGAAACGAGGTTCTATTTTTCAGGGTGGGAACTCATAAGAGTCATACAAAATGGAGAAGTTTTCAATTCACCCGACAGGTCTCAGACAGAAACCGCTCAAGCCATTATCGAAGAAGCCAAAGATCTTTACAAAGCGTTTAAGATAATCCACAGCGATTGATTCGATGAAATCTTACGCTTCGCTTTTGTTTTTTGTGTTCGTTAGCAGATTGAACTCGCAAAACTTCCTTTACGACCTCGAGAAAAGAACTCTGGATTTGGTTAATGAATACAGAGTCGCTCATGGACTTATGGAACTGCAATTCGATGAAACAGTGGCTCAACAGTGCAGGGAACACAGCAGATTCATGTCGGCTTCAGACAGAGGTCTGACCCATGAAGGATTTAAAGACAGGGTGGAGAAGATTTCGGCTGTAGTTGTCTTGAGTTCAGCCGCTGAAAATGTAGCAAGCAACTTAAATACTCCGGATCCCTGCTCTACGGCGGTTGCGGGATGGATAGGCAGTCCTCCGCATGAAAAGAACATGTCTGGCGACTGGGACATAACGGGCGTCGGAGTTTCCATGGCACCCGATGGCAAGTACTATTTTACGCAGATATTTGTCAGGCTCGAAGATACAACCTTTTCGTCTGGTTATTCTCAGGAGGAAGTGGAAGGGTATCTGGCAGAAATGATCGACGAATACAGAAGAGGTTTAGGATCCGGGGGATTACCCTGGGACCAGACAATAGATTCACTGGTTGAAATTACGGCTAACAGCTTTTCCGCAAACCTCTCTGAAAAGGGAGAACTGCTCTCTGAACTGAACGAAAAGATCCAGAAGTATTTCGATACGGAAAGGATCGGAGTGATAATCACGTCGAATTCAGGTTTTTTGATTCCTCATGAAGAAATATTCGGTGACTGGTCAAGTAACTCTGAATACAAAACCTTGATGGCGGATGATTTCGACCTGGCTGGCTTGACGGTAATTTCGGACGATGGAGGACACTATGTCTGTATTTTGGCGCTTGTTAAGTTGGCGGAATAAATGAAATATTTTAAAAAAATCATCGGGAAAAAAGTGTATCTGTCGCCCGTCGATATAGACGACTGCGAACAGTACGCGCAATGGATCAACGATCCGGAAATTTCTATAAACCTCGATTGTTTTTCGCAGGTATTTTCGCTGATCAAAGAGAGAGAAGCTCTGGAAAAACTCTCTAAAGAAAATTCAGTTTTCGCTATTGTTGAAAACAACAGCAACAAACTCATAGGTAACTGCGGACTTCACAACATCGATTTCATAAACAGAAAAGCGGTTCTTGGTATTTTCATAGGCGATAAAAATTTCTGGAATAGAGGCTTCGGAACCGAAGCTGTAAACCTCCTTCTCGACTATGGTTTTAACGCGCTAAACCTGAACAGCGTGATGCTTGTCGTGAAAGAGTTCAATAAGAGAGCCATAAAGTGCTACGAAAAGTGCGGTTTTAAAACTATCGGCTCAAGAAGGGAAGCAAGTATTGTCGCAGGCGGGAAATACGATGAAATCATGATGGACATTCTCGCTGGAGAGTTTACAGAAAACCTGTCGGCAAAATACATAAATAATTGAGCAGGTTTAAAAACCTGAATTTTAAAGATCCAAAAGGGGGGGGAAAATGCTTAAAGAGTTAAAGGAGTTCGCGGTTAAAGGCAACGCCATTGATATGGCGGTGGGTATCATAATTGGCGCGGCGTTCGGCGCGATTGTCCAGTCCATTGTAGCGGACATCATAATGCCGCCGCTCGGACTTCTGATAGGAAAAGTCGATTTCTCTAACCTCTTTATTCTTCTTCAGAACGGAAATCCCGCAGGTCCCTATTCATCTCTCGCAAACGCTCAGACCGCAGGCGCGGTGACGATAAACTACGGAAACTTTGTAAACATCTTGATAAGGTTTCTCATAGTGTCTTTTGTTGTTTTCATCCTTGTGAAAAACATCAACAGGCTGAAAAGACAGGAAAAAACAGTTGCCGAGACAAATGCAAAAGAATGCCCTTTCTGCTTCTCGCAAATACCAGTAAAGGCGACTCGTTGTCCATACTGCACATCTGAGATAAAAAGCTGAAAGCAAGGCGTCGGTTTAATTTTGATAGTTGAAGGCATCAGAAATTTTATTGAAACAAACAAAACAAAAAAAATATTGGATGTCGGGTGCGGAGAGGGTAGATTCACTGAGAGCATACAACCGGTTTATGAATTATTGTTGGCTGGGGACAGGGAGAAAAGGTTTTTTAAAGGAAAACCTCAAGGAACGAAGATAAGTTATGTATGTTTCAACGGTATTTCGATGCCTTTCAGGGATGACGAATTCGATTTGGTTTACGCGAGAGCGGTACTCCACCATGAGAAAAGATGGAAGGATTTATTCGACGAATTTTTCAGGATTTCAAAGGAAAAAGTCCTCGTTGAAGAACCTTTTGAAGACAGGAGGACCGAAGAAAAATCAAACGCTTACGACGCGATGGAATTTTTTCTAAAACTTCAAAAAGAAGCCGGATACGAACATTACAGATATATATCTCCAGTTGAATTTGAGATTTATTTTGACAAAAATAAGATAAAATATCTAAAAAGAGTTGAAAAAAACGACGCTGAAATAAGTTTTGAGGAAATATTCAGGGGTTTCGATAAATTCGCCGAAAAAAGCGGGCGCAGGGAATTCTGGACTTTTGAATTCGAAAAGTTAAAAAAAAGATTTTTTGGAAAATGTTTTTCTGATGACGACTTTTTGATCATTCAAGCCGACAAAAAAGGCAGTGTCTTTGACAAGAGAAAATAATTATTCCTGAGTTTTTTTTGCTTAAAAATTGAAAAATTCGTAAAAAAGATGATAAAATGCCTGAATATGAAAAGGGATGTTTTTTTGAAAAAACCGGACGAGAAGGGTTTGTATTATGTCAGAAATCTATGATCCGACCCCAGCAATATAAACAATTACAGTGATGTGATACAAAACTGAGTCAACCCTTTTGCATGATTTTATTTGGGTAAAGAAAACAGAGAGGAAAAATGGATAGTTTGATTTTCATTCCAGGTTATAAAGAAGCGGTAATGATGTTAATCGGATTTTTCCTGATCTGGGTAAGCGTTAAAAAAAATTACGAACCCCTTTTGCTCCTGCCCATCGGCATAGGTATAATTCTCGTCAACCTACCGGTATCCCCTCTGAGAGCTGAAGATTCGATCCTGGCGCTCATGTTTGAGAAGGGCGTAAAAAACGACATATTCCCGCTTCTCATATTCATTTCAATAGGAGCGATGATGGACTTCAAGCCCCTTGTCCAAAGACCCTGGCTTGTTGTTTTCGGGGTTTCAGGGCAGATAGGGATTTTCGCGACGATGACGATGGCAGTCCTCCTCGGATACAACATTCAACAGGCGGCTTCAATCGGCATAATCGGCAGTGCCGACGGTCCGACTTCGATTTTCGTGTCCTCTAAACTCGCCCCGGAACTGCTTGGACTGATAACTCTCGCTGCATATTCGTACATGGCTTTGGTCCCGCTCATACAGCCTCCAATTATGAAAGCCCTGACGACAAGAGGAGAACGCTCCGTCAAAATGCCGGTCAGCACTTATGTGGTGGGTAAAACTCTCGAAAAGCTCTTCCCTTATCTCATACTTTTAGTTTCAGGCGTTTTTTGCCCTATGAGTGTTCCCCTGATTGGATTTTTAATGTTCGGGAATATTCTCAATACTTCAGGGGTCACAGACATGCTCGCGAAGGCATCAAAAGATTACCTTTCAGGTCTCGTCACATTGTTTTTAGGCATCGCTGTAGGATCTTCTATGACCGCACAGTCTTTTCTAAAATTCGACACACTCATAATATTCTTCCTCGGTTTATTTGCTTTCGCTTTTTCGACAGCTTTCGGAGTTTTGCTCGGAAAATTGATGCTGTTGTTCAAAGTTAGAATAAACCCGCTAATAGGAGCGGCGGGATTGTCTTCATTCCCCATGTCCGCGAGACTTGTTCACCAGATTGGACAGGAAGCCGACAGGACAAATTACTTGCTTATGCACGCGGCGTCGGCAAATGTATCGGGACAGCTCGCCTCGGTTATAGCAGGAGGCGTTTTGATAGATCTCGTCGTCAAATACGCTCCGGGCGCTGATTTTACCGGATCAGTTTTTCCGATAGCTTTGAAAATACTCTCTGTAGGAATGGGAAGGGTGTTTTTCATAATGATAATAGTCAGTTTGGTTATTTATCTTACAAGGTTTTTGTTTAGACAGAAGAATACACAATAATGCAAAGGAGTTGATTATGCGAGGTCTGACTCTTCTAATGCTTTTAGCGATATCCGCGATTCACGCGGACCCCCCCGCGACGTATGATTTGAGAAATGTCGGAGGGGTAAATTATGTCACTTCCGTGAAAGACCAGCAGGGAGGAACATGCTGGACGCACGGAGCGATGGCATCAATAGAAGGAAATCTTCTGATGACAGGCGCATGGACGGTGGCGGGAGACACTGGTGAACCAAACCTCGCCGAATATCATCTGGACTGGTGGAATGGTTTCAACGAATGGAACAACGACGACCTCAACCCGCCAAATGGAAGCGGACTGGTAGTTCACGAGGGCGGAGACTATATGGTGACCACAGCCTATCTGAGCAGAGGAGAAGGAGCTGTGAGAGACATAGACGGCCAGTCGTTCTCGGTCGCACCGGCGAGAAGACTTTCTTCTTACAGGTATTACTATCCAAGGCAGGTCTGGTGGCTTACGGCCGAAGCAGACCTTTCAAACATTGACGCGATAAAAGAAGCTGTCATGACCTACGGAGTTTTGGGAACTTGCATGTGCTACAACTCCTCTTACATCTCCAACTACATCCACTATCAGCCCCCGTCCAGCACGGAACTTCCAAACCACGCCGTCGCGATAATAGGCTGGGACGACAATCTCGTAACCCAGGCTCCCCTTCCCGGCGCTTGGCTTGTTAAAAACAGCTGGGGGACAAGCTGGGGAAACAGCGGCTATTTCTGGATTTCTTATTACGATAAATACAGCTGTCAGGAGCCGCAAATGGGAGCGGTGTCCTTTCAGCAGGTGGAAGCCATGAGATATGATACTATTTATTACCATGATTACCACGGCTGGAGAGACACTAAAACGGACTGCTCCGAGGCTTTCAACGTGTTTGTCGCCAAAGGGGATCAGATGATTCAATCCGCGAGTTTTTTCGCCGCTCAGGACAGCGCTCAATACACGGTCAGAATCTACGGCGGATTTGACGGTTCACAATTAACCCAGCTCCTGGATGAAGAAACGGGCGTTTGCGAAAGGAAAGGTTTTTACACCGTGGATTTTGATTCTGCCCCTTCATTCAACGAGGGAGATACTTTTTACTTATACCTTTACTTATCCGAAGGCGGACAGCCTTACGACAGGACTTCAGACGTCCCTGTGCTTCTCGGAGCGGTCTACAGGACAATTGTCCAATCTACGGCGCACCCCGGAGAGAGTTATTACAAGGATGGATCGGTGTGGAATGATTTATACAACTGGTCCGGAAATCCCTACCCACAGACGGGAAATTTCTGCATAAAAGCCTGTGCGGTCAACGTCGGTCTTAAAGTGTCGCCCCAAGAAGACGGAAGATCCCAAGGTCTGCCGGGAGGCCCTTTTACTCCCGATCAATTCGAATACGAAATTACTTATAGCGGCTCTGACCAGGTCAACTACTCGGTTTCTCTCGTCAACTCAGCGCCGTGGCTGACGCTTTCCGGCCCTTTGACGGGTTCATTGTCGGGTTCCGACACGGTTGACATAACATTTTCTATAAACTCAAATGCCAATTCTCTCGGCTTGGGAGCCTACAGGGCTACCGTGCAGTTTCAAAACACGACAAACCAGCTCGGGACGACCGAAAGGGATATAATTCTTCTGGTGGGTTCAAACCAGACCGTATATTTCTGGAGCCTCGACACAAATCCCGGATGGTCCTGCGATCCTCAGTGGGCGTTTGGAATCCCCACTGGACAAGGCGGACAGCACGGCAATCCAGATCCGACTTCGGGTAACACCGGCTCAAACGTCTTCGGATACAATCTCAACGGAGATTACGCAAACAATTTATCTGAAAAGTACCTGACGACAGATGCCATAGACCTTTCAGGTCTTTACAACACGGAGTTGAAGTTTTACAGATGGCTGGGCGTTGAAGCGTCGAGTTATGACCACGCTTCATTGCAGATCAAAATCGCAAACGGCGACTGGATGACTATCTGGAGCAATCCAGATTCGCATACAGAGGATAATTCATGGACACA
Coding sequences within it:
- the mscL gene encoding large conductance mechanosensitive channel protein MscL; the encoded protein is MLKELKEFAVKGNAIDMAVGIIIGAAFGAIVQSIVADIIMPPLGLLIGKVDFSNLFILLQNGNPAGPYSSLANAQTAGAVTINYGNFVNILIRFLIVSFVVFILVKNINRLKRQEKTVAETNAKECPFCFSQIPVKATRCPYCTSEIKS
- a CDS encoding CAP domain-containing protein; this translates as MKSYASLLFFVFVSRLNSQNFLYDLEKRTLDLVNEYRVAHGLMELQFDETVAQQCREHSRFMSASDRGLTHEGFKDRVEKISAVVVLSSAAENVASNLNTPDPCSTAVAGWIGSPPHEKNMSGDWDITGVGVSMAPDGKYYFTQIFVRLEDTTFSSGYSQEEVEGYLAEMIDEYRRGLGSGGLPWDQTIDSLVEITANSFSANLSEKGELLSELNEKIQKYFDTERIGVIITSNSGFLIPHEEIFGDWSSNSEYKTLMADDFDLAGLTVISDDGGHYVCILALVKLAE
- a CDS encoding fumarate hydratase, producing MTKMRAIEKGTIEKSVLSLCEKASCSLDESVKDFYREYLLRSGDFRGSEVIGLILENSAAAENENRPVCQDTGIVCVFASVGSNLDISKIDLALEINSGVKKAGEKGVIRNSMVSDVFPDENSSRSASPASVYFETNPGDKLELTLMLRGGGAENSGRSGIFLPNASKEEIYRFVEKTTIENSINSCPPVIIGIGMGGTCDRASFLSLKALTRDIGQRSVNEKIAEIETAWLSRINSLGIGPAGFGGSLTAVELFIETFPRHISSFPVSVSFQCCAARKAKTTI
- a CDS encoding patatin-like phospholipase family protein; translated protein: MISFVQDSSFSSVRVGLVLSGGGARGFAHIGVLQVLERAGFRFDCISGTSMGSIVGGLYASGYTPCELEEMATEVNWGEVFDDGVKRRDLPLDERLNSERYIGGLDFEGFKPILPMGLIEGQRIEELLSYLTWRTSTVEDFSKLPTPFICVAADVEKSEAVVLSEGSLYESMRASMSIPTIFTPVVLDRRLLVDGGTIRNFPVQDVKKLGADFVIGVDVGTPTKKYSEFHSAVDIINQVIGFSNTRENLEQRAMCDFLITPELENFSSYDFSNPDTFIKLGEISAEKCFETLVFLADSLNMSARENQRFTQYTPDSVFVKDIYVIGLKEVSRTFVVSSFGFDCPCWLDDDKIREGVEDVYNTLFFKKVNYRLKEADDAYILIIIVEENRGDRINLGLRYNSYTNTQLLLNITLRNYLLRNSKFTADLKLGENYSFGIKYYLYASLGYVRNKIGIVLGAGLDQKYFYLYEGGSRFARLDFKSVYGSATFGLTLLNNVNFTFGAKLDYSALKPDVAPVNFRDSEYNGVVYTARLESDNLDRIYFTGSGIKTILEVTVGDKNFGSKDNYLKLTGDMSVFVPVTDKTALFFGAWGGISEAESLSVQNRFYMGGHTPTDCMNTFLGYENMELSGRQMAAFRTGLRIEPLENRYLEFQFNGGKIAGEIDELLENENIHYGAGLTLGSETPIGPLYISAAGRNVENINFYLNIGYNF
- a CDS encoding class I SAM-dependent methyltransferase, with amino-acid sequence MIVEGIRNFIETNKTKKILDVGCGEGRFTESIQPVYELLLAGDREKRFFKGKPQGTKISYVCFNGISMPFRDDEFDLVYARAVLHHEKRWKDLFDEFFRISKEKVLVEEPFEDRRTEEKSNAYDAMEFFLKLQKEAGYEHYRYISPVEFEIYFDKNKIKYLKRVEKNDAEISFEEIFRGFDKFAEKSGRREFWTFEFEKLKKRFFGKCFSDDDFLIIQADKKGSVFDKRK
- a CDS encoding GNAT family N-acetyltransferase, whose amino-acid sequence is MKYFKKIIGKKVYLSPVDIDDCEQYAQWINDPEISINLDCFSQVFSLIKEREALEKLSKENSVFAIVENNSNKLIGNCGLHNIDFINRKAVLGIFIGDKNFWNRGFGTEAVNLLLDYGFNALNLNSVMLVVKEFNKRAIKCYEKCGFKTIGSRREASIVAGGKYDEIMMDILAGEFTENLSAKYINN
- a CDS encoding fumarate hydratase C-terminal domain-containing protein; its protein translation is MLRGEKGKDDNMIFDKEITIPVQDKKSIENLRAGNKILVSGKIYAARDSTLSEISDLVEKGNILPFKNSAVFLSSVSTIDQIQGKYAVGPTSSYRMEAHILKLIHSGLSLLIGKGTISENLLSEMRNKSCVYLGFPGGLSALLSKTVKEVKVLSHEHLANEALFELTVCEMPLIVFSDLLGGYIYRH
- a CDS encoding T9SS type A sorting domain-containing protein → MRGLTLLMLLAISAIHADPPATYDLRNVGGVNYVTSVKDQQGGTCWTHGAMASIEGNLLMTGAWTVAGDTGEPNLAEYHLDWWNGFNEWNNDDLNPPNGSGLVVHEGGDYMVTTAYLSRGEGAVRDIDGQSFSVAPARRLSSYRYYYPRQVWWLTAEADLSNIDAIKEAVMTYGVLGTCMCYNSSYISNYIHYQPPSSTELPNHAVAIIGWDDNLVTQAPLPGAWLVKNSWGTSWGNSGYFWISYYDKYSCQEPQMGAVSFQQVEAMRYDTIYYHDYHGWRDTKTDCSEAFNVFVAKGDQMIQSASFFAAQDSAQYTVRIYGGFDGSQLTQLLDEETGVCERKGFYTVDFDSAPSFNEGDTFYLYLYLSEGGQPYDRTSDVPVLLGAVYRTIVQSTAHPGESYYKDGSVWNDLYNWSGNPYPQTGNFCIKACAVNVGLKVSPQEDGRSQGLPGGPFTPDQFEYEITYSGSDQVNYSVSLVNSAPWLTLSGPLTGSLSGSDTVDITFSINSNANSLGLGAYRATVQFQNTTNQLGTTERDIILLVGSNQTVYFWSLDTNPGWSCDPQWAFGIPTGQGGQHGNPDPTSGNTGSNVFGYNLNGDYANNLSEKYLTTDAIDLSGLYNTELKFYRWLGVEASSYDHASLQIKIANGDWMTIWSNPDSHTEDNSWTQYSYDISNYADNQNEVYLRWVMGTTDGGWVYCGWNIDDIEILGIHCTGVEENPGSEIPFNLSFYLSRPVGQETDILFSLPTDQNIELSVFDISGRKVVTLIDEMKTAGSYSVKWAGMDDFGNLIADGVYFVRVATSEGSVSRKMVLTR
- a CDS encoding sodium ion-translocating decarboxylase subunit beta — encoded protein: MDSLIFIPGYKEAVMMLIGFFLIWVSVKKNYEPLLLLPIGIGIILVNLPVSPLRAEDSILALMFEKGVKNDIFPLLIFISIGAMMDFKPLVQRPWLVVFGVSGQIGIFATMTMAVLLGYNIQQAASIGIIGSADGPTSIFVSSKLAPELLGLITLAAYSYMALVPLIQPPIMKALTTRGERSVKMPVSTYVVGKTLEKLFPYLILLVSGVFCPMSVPLIGFLMFGNILNTSGVTDMLAKASKDYLSGLVTLFLGIAVGSSMTAQSFLKFDTLIIFFLGLFAFAFSTAFGVLLGKLMLLFKVRINPLIGAAGLSSFPMSARLVHQIGQEADRTNYLLMHAASANVSGQLASVIAGGVLIDLVVKYAPGADFTGSVFPIALKILSVGMGRVFFIMIIVSLVIYLTRFLFRQKNTQ